A window from Pseudomonas campi encodes these proteins:
- the ychF gene encoding redox-regulated ATPase YchF, with protein sequence MGFNCGIVGLPNVGKSTLFNALTKSGIAAENFPFCTIEPNSGIVPMPDPRLAALAEIVKPERILPTTMEFVDIAGLVEGASKGEGLGNKFLANIRETDAIAHVVRCFEDDNVIHVSNSVDPKRDIEIIELELIFADLDSCEKQLQKVSRNAKGGDKEAVAQKGLLEKLIPHFTEGKPARTLLKALGDDEKQLVRGFHLLTSKPVMYIANVAEDGFENNPLLDVVKAIADEEGAIVVPVCNKIEAEIAELDDGEEKDMFLEALGLEEPGLNRVIRAGYELLNLQTYFTAGVKEVRAWTVKIGATAPQAAGVIHTDFEKGFIRAEVVAYNDFIQYKGENGAKEAGKWRLEGKDYIVKDGDVMHFRFNV encoded by the coding sequence ATGGGATTCAACTGCGGCATCGTCGGCTTACCCAACGTCGGCAAGTCCACCCTGTTCAACGCCCTCACCAAATCCGGTATCGCGGCAGAGAACTTCCCCTTCTGCACCATCGAGCCGAACAGCGGCATCGTGCCGATGCCCGACCCGCGCCTGGCCGCGCTGGCCGAGATCGTCAAACCCGAGCGCATCCTGCCGACCACCATGGAGTTCGTCGACATCGCCGGCCTGGTCGAAGGCGCCTCCAAGGGTGAAGGCCTGGGCAACAAGTTCCTCGCCAACATCCGCGAGACCGATGCCATTGCCCACGTCGTACGCTGCTTCGAAGACGACAACGTGATCCACGTGTCCAACAGCGTCGACCCCAAGCGCGACATCGAGATCATCGAGCTGGAACTGATCTTCGCCGACCTCGACAGCTGCGAGAAGCAACTGCAGAAGGTCAGCCGCAACGCCAAGGGTGGCGACAAGGAAGCCGTGGCGCAGAAAGGCCTGCTCGAGAAGCTCATCCCCCACTTCACCGAAGGCAAGCCCGCACGCACCCTGCTGAAGGCCCTGGGCGACGACGAGAAGCAGCTGGTACGTGGCTTCCACCTGCTCACCAGCAAGCCGGTGATGTACATCGCCAACGTCGCCGAAGACGGCTTCGAGAACAACCCGCTGCTCGACGTGGTCAAGGCCATCGCCGATGAAGAAGGCGCCATCGTCGTGCCGGTGTGCAACAAGATCGAAGCGGAAATCGCCGAACTCGACGACGGCGAAGAGAAGGACATGTTCCTCGAAGCCCTCGGCCTCGAAGAGCCTGGCCTCAATCGCGTCATCCGCGCCGGCTACGAGCTGCTCAACCTGCAGACCTACTTCACCGCCGGGGTGAAAGAAGTCCGCGCCTGGACCGTCAAGATCGGCGCCACCGCCCCGCAAGCGGCCGGCGTGATCCACACCGACTTCGAGAAAGGCTTCATCCGCGCCGAAGTGGTCGCCTACAACGATTTCATCCAGTACAAGGGCGAAAACGGCGCCAAGGAAGCCGGCAAATGGCGCCTGGAAGGCAAGGACTACATCGTCAAGGACGGCGACGTGATGCACTTCCGCTTCAACGTCTAA
- the pth gene encoding aminoacyl-tRNA hydrolase, whose translation MTAVQLIVGLGNPGPEYDQTRHNAGALFVERLADRERVSLSLDKKYFGLVGKFSHQGRDVRLLIPTTFMNRSGQSVAALANFFRIAPDAILVAHDELDMPPGVAKLKQGGGHGGHNGLRDIIAQLGNQNTFHRLRLGIGHPGHSSMVSNFVLGRAPRSEQDLLDTSIDFALGVLPEMLAGEWTKAMHKLHSQKAT comes from the coding sequence GTGACTGCCGTGCAACTGATCGTCGGCCTGGGTAATCCAGGCCCCGAATACGACCAGACCCGGCATAACGCGGGGGCCCTTTTCGTTGAGCGTCTGGCCGACCGCGAACGCGTCAGCCTGAGCCTCGATAAAAAGTATTTTGGCCTGGTGGGCAAATTCAGCCATCAGGGCCGCGACGTTCGTCTGCTCATCCCCACCACCTTCATGAACCGCAGCGGCCAGTCCGTAGCGGCCCTGGCGAATTTCTTCCGGATTGCTCCGGACGCCATTCTGGTGGCCCACGACGAACTCGACATGCCTCCCGGCGTCGCCAAACTCAAACAGGGTGGCGGGCACGGCGGGCATAACGGGCTGCGCGACATCATTGCCCAGCTCGGCAATCAGAACACTTTCCACCGCCTGCGGCTCGGCATCGGCCACCCTGGGCACAGCAGCATGGTCTCCAACTTCGTCCTCGGCCGCGCCCCGCGTAGCGAGCAGGACCTGCTGGACACCAGCATCGATTTCGCCCTCGGCGTGCTGCCGGAAATGCTCGCTGGCGAATGGACCAAAGCGATGCACAAGCTGCACAGCCAGAAAGCCACCTAA
- a CDS encoding 50S ribosomal protein L25/general stress protein Ctc: MTVEFALNAEARSDLGKGASRRLRRIASLVPAVIYGGEKAPQSISLLAKELAKLLENEAAFSHVLTLNVAGTAETVLIKALQRHPAKGFVLHADFVRVVAGQKLTAHVPLHFLNQESSVGVKQQGGEVSHTIAEVEVSCQPQDLPEFINVDMAKVEVGQIVHLSDLVLPKGVELVALAHGNDLAVANIHASRVAKEEDAAE; encoded by the coding sequence ATGACTGTTGAATTTGCCCTGAATGCCGAAGCGCGTTCCGACCTGGGGAAAGGTGCGAGCCGCCGCCTGCGTCGTATCGCCAGCCTGGTACCGGCTGTTATCTACGGTGGCGAGAAAGCCCCGCAATCGATCAGCCTGCTGGCCAAAGAACTGGCCAAGCTGCTGGAAAACGAAGCTGCCTTCAGCCACGTGCTGACCCTGAACGTTGCCGGCACCGCCGAAACCGTTCTGATCAAGGCCCTGCAACGTCACCCGGCCAAAGGCTTCGTGCTGCACGCTGACTTCGTTCGCGTCGTAGCCGGCCAGAAACTGACCGCCCACGTTCCCCTGCACTTCCTCAACCAGGAATCCTCGGTTGGCGTGAAGCAGCAAGGCGGCGAAGTGTCCCACACCATCGCCGAAGTTGAAGTTTCCTGCCAGCCGCAAGACCTGCCGGAATTCATCAACGTCGACATGGCCAAAGTGGAAGTCGGTCAGATCGTTCACCTGTCCGACCTGGTACTGCCGAAAGGCGTCGAGCTGGTGGCCCTGGCCCACGGCAACGACCTGGCTGTTGCCAACATCCACGCTTCCCGCGTTGCCAAAGAAGAAGACGCAGCCGAGTAA
- a CDS encoding ribose-phosphate pyrophosphokinase — protein MSKMMVFTGNANPDLARRIVRQLHIPLGDASVGKFSDGEISAEINENVRGKDVFIIQPTCAPTNDNLMELVVMADAFRRSSASRITAVIPYFGYARQDRRPRSARVAISAKVVADMLTVVGIDRVLTVDLHADQIQGFFDIPVDNIYGSPVLVDDIEDQRFENLMIVSPDIGGVVRARAVAKSLGVDLAIIDKRREKANHSEVMHIIGDVDGRTCVLVDDMVDTAGTLCHAAKALKEHGAAKVFAYATHPVLSGRAIENLENSVLDALVVTNTIPLSAAAQACSRIRQLDMAAVVAEAMRRISNEESISAMFR, from the coding sequence GTGTCCAAGATGATGGTCTTCACGGGGAATGCTAACCCCGACCTGGCGCGTCGCATCGTGCGCCAACTGCACATCCCACTCGGCGACGCCTCCGTAGGCAAATTCTCCGACGGCGAAATCAGCGCTGAAATCAATGAAAACGTTCGCGGTAAAGACGTCTTCATCATTCAGCCGACCTGTGCCCCGACTAACGACAACCTGATGGAACTGGTGGTGATGGCTGACGCCTTCCGCCGCTCCTCGGCTTCTCGTATCACTGCAGTCATCCCCTACTTCGGCTATGCCCGCCAGGACCGCCGTCCGCGCTCCGCTCGCGTGGCAATCAGCGCCAAAGTAGTGGCCGACATGCTGACCGTGGTCGGTATCGACCGCGTGCTCACCGTCGACCTGCACGCCGACCAGATCCAAGGCTTCTTCGATATCCCGGTAGATAACATCTACGGCTCCCCGGTTCTGGTGGACGATATCGAAGACCAGCGTTTCGAAAACCTGATGATCGTCTCCCCGGACATCGGTGGTGTGGTGCGTGCACGCGCCGTCGCCAAGTCCCTGGGTGTTGACCTGGCGATCATCGACAAGCGCCGCGAGAAGGCCAACCACTCCGAAGTGATGCACATCATCGGTGACGTGGACGGCCGCACCTGCGTACTGGTCGACGACATGGTCGACACCGCCGGCACCCTCTGCCACGCCGCCAAGGCGCTGAAAGAGCACGGCGCCGCCAAGGTGTTCGCTTACGCGACGCACCCGGTACTGTCGGGCCGCGCCATTGAAAATCTTGAAAACTCCGTACTGGACGCACTGGTGGTGACCAACACCATCCCGCTGTCCGCTGCGGCGCAAGCCTGCTCGCGCATCCGCCAACTGGATATGGCAGCAGTCGTGGCTGAAGCGATGCGTCGCATCAGCAATGAAGAATCGATCAGCGCGATGTTCCGCTAA
- the ispE gene encoding 4-(cytidine 5'-diphospho)-2-C-methyl-D-erythritol kinase, with amino-acid sequence MTATAIPAHAELTLPAPAKLNLMLHILGRRADGYHELQTLFQFIDYGDLLGFARRSDGEIRLHTEITGVPHDSNLIVRAARQLQQQASCTLGADIWLDKRLPMGGGIGGGSSDAATTLLGLNHLWQLGWDEERLAQLGLGLGADVPVFVRGRAAFAEGVGERLQPVELAEPWYLVAVPQVAISTAEVFADPELTRNTPAITVRSLPAGGGHNDCQPVVEKRYPEVRNALNLLNKFVPARMTGTGACVFGSFPNQADADKVSRQLPATLPSFTARGCNRSPVHLQLEKLATEGNA; translated from the coding sequence ATGACAGCCACCGCAATTCCAGCCCACGCCGAACTGACCCTGCCGGCCCCGGCCAAGCTCAACCTGATGCTGCACATCCTCGGTCGCCGCGCCGACGGTTATCACGAGCTGCAGACCCTGTTCCAGTTCATCGACTACGGTGACCTGCTCGGCTTCGCGCGGCGCAGCGACGGCGAGATCCGCCTGCACACCGAGATCACCGGCGTACCCCACGACAGCAACCTGATCGTGCGCGCCGCGCGCCAGTTGCAGCAGCAAGCCAGCTGCACGCTGGGCGCCGACATCTGGCTGGACAAGCGCCTGCCCATGGGCGGCGGCATCGGCGGCGGCAGTTCGGATGCGGCGACCACCCTGCTCGGCCTCAACCACTTGTGGCAACTGGGCTGGGACGAAGAGCGCCTGGCGCAACTGGGCCTTGGCCTGGGTGCCGACGTGCCGGTGTTCGTGCGCGGCCGCGCGGCCTTCGCCGAGGGTGTCGGCGAACGTCTGCAGCCGGTCGAACTGGCCGAACCCTGGTATCTGGTCGCCGTGCCGCAAGTGGCCATCAGCACCGCCGAAGTTTTTGCCGACCCCGAGTTGACACGGAATACCCCGGCCATTACAGTTCGCAGCCTTCCCGCGGGGGGTGGTCATAACGACTGCCAACCGGTTGTCGAGAAGCGCTACCCAGAAGTGCGTAACGCTTTGAACTTGTTGAACAAATTTGTTCCAGCAAGAATGACCGGAACCGGAGCTTGTGTATTTGGGAGCTTCCCAAATCAGGCCGATGCTGATAAAGTCTCGCGCCAACTTCCGGCCACCCTGCCAAGTTTCACAGCACGTGGTTGCAACCGGTCTCCGGTGCATCTGCAGCTCGAAAAACTAGCAACGGAAGGGAATGCCTAG
- the lolB gene encoding lipoprotein insertase outer membrane protein LolB, giving the protein MFRQLIVISLLALLTGCAGFTNREAIEGQGDPQLWKAHKAQISTLDAWQINGKVGIRAPKDSGSGTLFWLQRQDYYDIRLSGPLGRGAARLTGRPGAILLEVANQGRYEAESPEALLEEQLGWRLPVSHLLWWVRGLPAPDSKSRVTLSSDSQLARLQQDGWDVEYLSYAEQNGYSLPQRIKLHGENLDVTLVIKDWQPRQLGQ; this is encoded by the coding sequence ATGTTTCGTCAGCTTATCGTTATCAGCCTGCTCGCCCTGCTCACCGGCTGCGCCGGTTTCACCAACCGCGAGGCCATCGAAGGCCAGGGCGACCCGCAGCTGTGGAAAGCCCACAAGGCGCAGATCAGCACCCTGGATGCCTGGCAGATCAACGGCAAGGTCGGCATTCGCGCGCCCAAGGACTCCGGCAGCGGCACGCTGTTCTGGCTGCAGCGCCAGGACTACTACGACATCCGCCTGTCCGGCCCGCTCGGCCGCGGCGCCGCGCGCCTGACCGGGCGGCCTGGGGCGATATTGCTGGAAGTGGCCAACCAGGGCCGCTATGAAGCCGAATCACCGGAAGCCCTGCTGGAAGAACAGCTCGGCTGGCGCCTGCCGGTTTCGCATCTGCTCTGGTGGGTGCGCGGCCTACCCGCCCCGGACAGCAAGAGCCGGGTGACCCTGAGCAGCGACAGCCAGCTGGCACGCCTGCAGCAGGATGGCTGGGATGTCGAGTACCTCAGCTACGCCGAACAGAACGGCTACAGCCTGCCGCAACGGATCAAACTGCACGGCGAGAACCTCGACGTGACCCTGGTGATCAAGGACTGGCAGCCACGCCAGCTCGGCCAGTAA